From the Opitutus sp. ER46 genome, one window contains:
- the lysS gene encoding lysine--tRNA ligase produces MSDIPQDITHDQHAVRRQKLADLRAGGFDPFRANIATTHFSADAKKLYVEGQDYGVTVTVAGRLVTFRVQGGSSFVKIQDQQGQLQLYFRRDVLGEERYGVFKKSLDLGDIIGVTGTLFKTKTGEITVRVDAFTLLSKALRPLPEKFHGLSDPEQVYRQRYLDVIVNTESRERLMLRSRIITHIRRFLEDRNFIEVETPVLEGTAGGAAARPFVTHHNALNVDFYLRIATELRLKRMLVGGFDRVFELGRIFRNEGVSRRHNPEFTMMEVYQAYSDYRGMMELIRGLLTSLVRDVIRPADGSLKIKHPASGQMIDFGGEWREVRYKDLIKEATGDAEWFSRSKAEKIAKAEAMGLQVHPGWEEFEITNEVFSKKIEPTLIQPTFVTHLPKELCPLAKINVDDPSVLDVFELTIGGMEVAPAYSEQNDPDVQREMFEKQAGEERQNIDNDFLLALEHGMPPAGGMGVGIDRLCILLTAAESIRDVILFPQLRPGSNG; encoded by the coding sequence ATGAGCGACATTCCTCAAGACATCACCCACGACCAGCATGCGGTCCGGCGGCAGAAGCTCGCCGACCTCCGCGCGGGTGGCTTCGACCCTTTCCGGGCGAACATCGCCACCACGCACTTCTCGGCTGATGCCAAAAAACTCTATGTCGAAGGGCAGGACTACGGGGTGACCGTCACCGTGGCCGGCCGGCTCGTCACCTTCCGCGTCCAGGGCGGCAGCTCGTTCGTGAAGATCCAGGACCAGCAGGGGCAACTGCAGCTGTACTTCCGCCGCGACGTCCTGGGCGAGGAGCGCTACGGCGTGTTCAAGAAGTCGCTCGACCTGGGCGACATCATCGGCGTCACCGGCACCCTCTTCAAAACCAAGACCGGGGAGATCACGGTGCGCGTCGACGCGTTCACGCTCCTCAGCAAGGCGCTGCGTCCGCTGCCGGAGAAGTTCCACGGCTTGAGCGATCCCGAGCAGGTGTATCGCCAGCGCTATCTGGACGTGATCGTGAACACCGAGTCGCGCGAGCGGCTCATGCTGCGCTCGCGGATCATCACGCACATCCGCCGCTTCCTCGAGGATCGGAACTTCATCGAGGTCGAGACGCCGGTGCTCGAAGGCACGGCGGGCGGCGCGGCGGCGCGTCCGTTCGTGACGCATCACAACGCGCTCAACGTCGATTTCTACCTGCGCATCGCGACCGAGCTGCGGCTGAAGCGGATGCTCGTCGGCGGCTTCGACCGGGTGTTCGAACTCGGCCGCATCTTCCGCAACGAAGGCGTTTCCCGGCGGCACAATCCCGAGTTCACGATGATGGAGGTCTATCAGGCCTACAGTGACTACCGCGGGATGATGGAACTGATCCGCGGGTTGCTGACCTCGCTCGTGCGCGACGTGATCCGCCCGGCCGACGGCTCGCTGAAGATCAAGCATCCGGCCAGCGGCCAGATGATCGACTTCGGCGGCGAATGGCGCGAGGTGCGCTACAAGGACCTGATCAAGGAAGCGACGGGCGACGCCGAGTGGTTCAGCCGCTCGAAGGCCGAGAAGATCGCGAAGGCCGAGGCCATGGGCCTGCAGGTGCATCCGGGTTGGGAGGAGTTCGAGATCACGAACGAGGTCTTCTCGAAGAAGATCGAGCCGACGCTGATCCAGCCGACCTTCGTCACGCACCTGCCCAAGGAGCTTTGCCCGCTGGCCAAGATCAACGTGGACGATCCGTCGGTGCTCGACGTGTTCGAGCTGACGATCGGCGGCATGGAGGTCGCGCCGGCGTACTCCGAGCAGAACGATCCCGACGTGCAGCGCGAAATGTTCGAGAAGCAGGCGGGCGAGGAACGGCAGAACATCGACAACGACTTCCTGCTCGCGCTCGAGCACGGCATGCCGCCGGCGGGTGGCATGGGCGTCGGCATCGACCGCCTCTGCATCCTCCTCACCGCGGCCGAGAGCATCCGCGACGTCATCCTCTTCCCGCAGCTCAGGCCCGGGAGTAACGGCTGA
- a CDS encoding ABC transporter permease: protein MPWYFYLALKQLFPSGRKFPFFTAISVLGVALGVIVLVVVQSVMSGFGYEIRRMIVQTEGEIQIKARTYVSDHRVVEKRIEAVRGVAGATPWAGGMLIVDHQGRYSAPLMRGIDLQTVSKVVALDRYIIAGSFDALDDDSVILSAGLAQTLGAWVGSTIELYSPLILQRYTSGEDILLPKSVRVAGILQIGHQQLDSSMVYCTLRTAQELYDLGNAVHGINVRLKPGFHEDEVVMAINGVLPGDVRAFSWMDSFDEFLWVLNLEKGMMFFLLLIIIIVAAFSVMSSLLISVVRKTREIGLLGALGGKPRHVAACFCAQGFFIGACGTIVGLIGGFTLLAFRNELVHGIATLLERQAALERFYQFSNLPAHTTPGDVITIVIFTVVISTVAGLLPAWRASRLKPVDALRSE from the coding sequence ATGCCCTGGTACTTCTATCTCGCCCTGAAGCAGCTCTTCCCGTCGGGGCGGAAGTTTCCGTTCTTCACGGCGATTTCCGTGCTCGGCGTGGCGCTGGGCGTGATCGTGCTGGTGGTCGTGCAGAGCGTGATGAGCGGGTTTGGCTACGAGATCCGCCGGATGATCGTCCAGACCGAGGGCGAGATTCAGATCAAGGCGCGGACCTACGTTTCCGACCATCGCGTCGTCGAGAAACGGATCGAGGCGGTGCGCGGGGTGGCGGGGGCGACGCCCTGGGCGGGCGGCATGCTGATCGTCGATCATCAGGGGCGGTACTCCGCGCCGCTCATGCGCGGCATCGACCTCCAGACCGTCTCCAAGGTGGTGGCGCTCGACCGCTACATCATCGCCGGTTCCTTCGATGCGCTGGACGACGATTCCGTGATCCTGAGCGCGGGGCTGGCGCAGACGCTCGGCGCGTGGGTCGGCAGCACGATTGAGCTCTATTCGCCGCTGATCCTGCAGCGCTACACGAGCGGCGAGGACATCCTGCTGCCGAAATCGGTGCGCGTCGCCGGCATCCTGCAGATCGGGCACCAACAACTCGACAGCTCGATGGTGTATTGCACGCTGCGCACGGCGCAGGAGCTCTACGACCTCGGCAACGCGGTCCACGGAATCAACGTCCGCCTCAAGCCGGGCTTTCACGAGGACGAGGTGGTGATGGCGATCAACGGCGTGCTGCCGGGCGACGTGCGCGCGTTCTCATGGATGGACAGCTTCGACGAGTTCCTCTGGGTGCTGAACCTGGAGAAGGGGATGATGTTCTTCCTGCTGCTGATCATCATCATCGTCGCGGCGTTTTCGGTGATGAGCTCGCTGCTGATCTCGGTGGTGCGCAAGACGCGCGAGATCGGCCTCCTCGGCGCGCTGGGCGGCAAGCCCCGCCACGTGGCCGCCTGCTTCTGCGCGCAGGGCTTCTTCATCGGCGCGTGCGGGACAATTGTCGGGCTCATCGGCGGCTTCACGCTGCTGGCCTTCCGCAACGAGCTGGTGCACGGCATCGCGACGCTGCTGGAGCGTCAGGCGGCGCTCGAGCGGTTCTACCAGTTCAGCAACCTGCCGGCGCACACCACGCCCGGCGACGTGATCACGATCGTGATCTTCACCGTCGTGATCTCGACGGTCGCCGGCCTGCTCCCGGCGTGGCGGGCATCGCGGCTCAAGCCGGTGGACGCCTTGCGCAGCGAATAG